Part of the Cohnella candidum genome, AAGCTGGTGGAGTCAACCGCTGCAGCCGGACAGTTTACGATCGTGGCTCCTCCGCTCGACTTCACTGTCCGCGGAACCTACGGGGGAAAGACGGTGGAGGTTTCCAAGTTTATCGCATACGTGGAACGGATGATCGCCATCCCGGACGGAGTCGACCCGCAGCGGATCACGACCGGGATCGTCATTGAGCCGGATGGAACGGTCCGTCACGTGCCGACGAAGATCGTTGTAGAAGACGGCAAATACTACGCCAAAGTGAGCAGTTTGACCAACAGTACCTACTCCGTCGTCTGGCATCCGATCGAATTCCAAGACGTAGCTGCCCATTGGTCGAAAGATGCCGTGAACGACATGGGTTCCCGTATGGTCATTAAAGGCATCTCTGATCAGACGTTTGCGCCGGATCAAGCGATTACCCGTGCGGAATTCGCGGCTATCCTGGTTCGTGCTCTCGGATTGAAGCTGGAAAAGGGAACTTCCTTCTCCGACGTAAAGGCATCGGACTGGTACGGCGAAGCCATTCATACAGCGAAGTCGTACGACCTGATCAGCGGGTTTAAAGACGGCTCCTTTCAGCCGAACCGCAAGATCACACGCGAGGAAGCGATGACCGTGATTAGCAAAGCGATGAAGCTGGCCGGGCTCCGCGTAAGTGGATCAAAAGAGCAAGCGAAGGCCTCTCTCGAAGCCTATAGCGACGCAACGCTCGCTTCTGCTTGGGCTGTCGACGGCTTGGCGGATTGCTTGCAGGCAGGCATCGTTTCAGGAAGAGCAAATCACCGGCTTGCGCCTCTCGACTCTATCACGCGAGCGGAAGTAGCCGTTATCGTGCAGCGTCTTCTTCAGAAAGCCGATTTGATTTAAGAGCATACAGACCGCCGGAGGGTTTACAACGACTCCGGCGGTTTTTTCATTTTCCACTTTTGTGCCATGTTCTGCAGAAACCAATCGGCATGATTTTCGTATTCATGCTTATTAAGGAGCACGGAAGGGGTTATGAGGGTTGATCCTGAGGCGGATTGAAGAATCAAGCGAACGGTATCTTGGGCCATTAACGGATATGGCGCTGGACCTCTGGCCGGACAGTGATTATGACGAACTCCGAAATGAATTCTTCGAGTTTCTGCAATCGGACAAAGATAAGGTTTATCTCTATTTGGCAGACGATCTGCCCGTGGCATTCATCCACCTGTGCATCAGATTCGACTATGTAGAAGGTTCGGTAACGAGCCCTGTCGGTTATGTAGAAGGGATATACGTTAAACCGGAGTACAGACGGCAGGGGATTTCTAAAGCGCTTCTGCAGAAGAGCGAGGAATGGATGAAAAGCAAAGGCTGTAAACAAATCGGCTCGGACATCGAGTATGACAACCATACGAGCTATCAATTTCATCTCGGCGTCGGATTCAAAGAAGCCAACCGGATTATCTGTTTTATTAAAGATCTCGAATAAGGCACAAGGCGGTACCGGTTAATCCCCGGCACCGCCTTCTTCGTTAACGTTTACGCAACTTTTTGGCAATCACGGTGCCGATCGACTGGACGAGTTGAACGGAAAGGATGAGCAAGATCACGCAGGTGATCATGACGTTCGGTTCCCAGCGCTGATAACCGTACCGAATGGCGACGTCGCCCAGACCGCCGGCCCCGACCACCCCGGCCATCGCGGAAGCGCCGACCAGGCTGATGGTTCCGATCGTTAATCCGAGTATGAGGCCGGGTCTCGCTTCCCGTAGAATTACGCGCGTAATGATTTGCCTTCGGGTCGCTCCCATGGCTTGAAACGCCTCGATGACGCCGCGATCGACCTCAAGAAGGGCCGATTCCATCAACCGTGCAAGGTAAGGGGCCGTATAGACGACCAGCGGCACGATGGCGCCTTTCACCCCGATCGTCGTGCCGACAATGGATTTCGTGAAAGGGATGATGGCGACCATCAAAATGATGAACGGCAGCGAGCGCAAAATATTAATGACCACGTTCAAAATTTGATAAATCAACGTATTTTGATAGATATGCCCAGGCCGGGTGACGACGAGCACAACGCCGAGAAACAATCCGATCACCGCGGAAACGAGCAAGGCGTAACCGACCATGATGCCTGTCTCTTTCATCGATTGCACGTATAAGTCCCAGAATTCCCCGAAGATGCCGAAAAAGTCAGCCAGCATGGTCAATCACCTCAATCTGCAGCTCTTGTTTGGACAAGTAATCCATGCCTGCCTGAATGGCCTCCGCTTCGCCCGTTACTCGAACGACGAGGGTTCCGTAAGTCGTATCCTTGATTTGCGTGATGTTGCCGTACAGAATATTGGGGCGCAGCGAGAACCGGGTGGCCAAATCCGCCCAGATCGGCTCCGCGACGTGCTCGCCGACGAACGATATCCGCAATAGTTTTCCGGAACTGTTCCGCTCTTTGATTTTCTTGAGCAGAGACTCGGGTAAGTTCACGTCGAAAATGGTCTTGATGAAGTTTCGGGTAATCGTCTGCTTCGGATTCGAAAATACGTCCAGCACTTTGCCTTCTTCGACGACTTCTCCGTTTTCCATGACCGCGACGCGGTCGCAAATTTTCTTGATGACATGCATCTCATGGGTGATCAATACGATCGTGAGATTGTATTTGCGGTTGATTTCGAGCAGCAGTTCGAGAATGGACTCGGTGGTTTGCGGGTCAAGCGCCGACGTCGCTTCGTCGCACAACAAGATTTCCGGATCGCTGGCCAATGCCCGCGCGATCGCGACGCGTTGCTTTTGGCCGCCGGAAAGCTGGGAAGGGTAAACGGATTCCTTATCCTTCAGTCCGACCAGCTCCAACAGTTCATGGACCTTTCTGGTGATTTCCTTTTTCGGGGCATTCACCAGCCGCAGAGGCGCGGCCACGTTGTCAAACACCGTATTGGAAGAGAGCAAATTGAAGTTTTGAAAAATCATGCCGATTTTACGCCGCGTTTGCCGGAGCTGGGCTTCGTTCAACCCGGCCAGATCGACCCCGTTGATCCGGACGGTTCCTTCGGTCGGCCGTTCCAGGAAGTTGATGCAACGGATCAGGGTGCTCTTTCCCGCGCCGCTGTAACCGATAATGCCAAAAATTTCGCCTTTGCCCACCTGCAGCGTGACTTTTTTGACGGCTTCGATTTTTTGTTTATGTTGATGAAAGACTTTCGTTACGTTCTCTAGATGAATCATGCGGCACGCCCTTTCATGTCTCGATGAAAATAGGAAAGGCAGGTCCGTCCCCGAGGGAGAGACCTGCACATGTTCAGCGTGGTTGAATTACCAAGCAGGAACCATCGAGTCGCCGTATTTTTCCG contains:
- a CDS encoding methionine ABC transporter ATP-binding protein; this encodes MIHLENVTKVFHQHKQKIEAVKKVTLQVGKGEIFGIIGYSGAGKSTLIRCINFLERPTEGTVRINGVDLAGLNEAQLRQTRRKIGMIFQNFNLLSSNTVFDNVAAPLRLVNAPKKEITRKVHELLELVGLKDKESVYPSQLSGGQKQRVAIARALASDPEILLCDEATSALDPQTTESILELLLEINRKYNLTIVLITHEMHVIKKICDRVAVMENGEVVEEGKVLDVFSNPKQTITRNFIKTIFDVNLPESLLKKIKERNSSGKLLRISFVGEHVAEPIWADLATRFSLRPNILYGNITQIKDTTYGTLVVRVTGEAEAIQAGMDYLSKQELQIEVIDHAG
- the aac(6') gene encoding aminoglycoside 6'-N-acetyltransferase, which produces MILRRIEESSERYLGPLTDMALDLWPDSDYDELRNEFFEFLQSDKDKVYLYLADDLPVAFIHLCIRFDYVEGSVTSPVGYVEGIYVKPEYRRQGISKALLQKSEEWMKSKGCKQIGSDIEYDNHTSYQFHLGVGFKEANRIICFIKDLE
- a CDS encoding methionine ABC transporter permease → MLADFFGIFGEFWDLYVQSMKETGIMVGYALLVSAVIGLFLGVVLVVTRPGHIYQNTLIYQILNVVINILRSLPFIILMVAIIPFTKSIVGTTIGVKGAIVPLVVYTAPYLARLMESALLEVDRGVIEAFQAMGATRRQIITRVILREARPGLILGLTIGTISLVGASAMAGVVGAGGLGDVAIRYGYQRWEPNVMITCVILLILSVQLVQSIGTVIAKKLRKR